A region of Leptospira bouyouniensis DNA encodes the following proteins:
- a CDS encoding citrate/2-methylcitrate synthase, translating into MSEVEIHIKGKTYKLPVITGTDGKEGIDLTDFYRKTGLVTVDPGLFNTALGLSKVSRRDPEKGELTYRGYDLKELAYQSTFVETSFLLIYGNLPTKQELSDFSSRLSKHSMIHEDMLNLFDGFPGVANPLAVLSVMVTSLSSYYLEEYEEKLDMGVDLIARLLAKIRTIAAFTYKHAVGHPFVYPLDKNPYCTNFLYMMHKLPADNYVVPEEFDRILNQMWILHADHEQNVSNTAVQVVGSTQANLFASISAGIMAQWGAREGGRPTAAIGLIEDIIKTKTPVKDYFERFKRGGLTIRTNGFGQKAYDVVSPRAQVAREIIKDFYKNRKLSAVEDIALQIDEVVWNDSYFMENLLYPNLEYYSGLVFHTLGIPKNMFSVMQVIGRLPGWLAHWREQRMKGDFSKVRPKQIYVGENQRKYIPIANRL; encoded by the coding sequence ATGAGTGAAGTGGAAATCCACATCAAAGGTAAAACATACAAACTTCCTGTCATCACTGGTACGGATGGAAAAGAAGGTATCGACCTTACTGATTTTTACCGCAAAACAGGGCTTGTAACAGTTGACCCTGGTTTATTTAATACTGCCCTAGGTTTATCAAAAGTTTCCAGAAGAGATCCTGAAAAAGGAGAACTTACGTATCGTGGTTATGACCTAAAAGAATTGGCTTACCAATCTACTTTTGTTGAAACATCATTTTTATTAATTTATGGTAATCTTCCCACAAAACAAGAGTTAAGTGATTTCTCGAGTCGCCTCTCAAAACACTCTATGATCCACGAAGATATGTTAAATCTTTTTGATGGTTTCCCTGGTGTGGCAAATCCACTTGCAGTTTTATCAGTGATGGTTACATCACTATCTAGTTATTATTTAGAAGAGTATGAAGAAAAGTTGGATATGGGCGTAGACTTAATTGCAAGATTACTCGCAAAAATTCGCACCATCGCTGCTTTCACTTATAAACATGCAGTAGGCCATCCTTTCGTTTACCCTCTCGACAAAAATCCTTACTGCACGAATTTTTTGTATATGATGCATAAACTTCCTGCGGACAACTATGTTGTCCCTGAAGAGTTTGATCGTATCCTAAACCAAATGTGGATCCTACATGCAGACCACGAACAAAATGTATCCAATACAGCTGTACAAGTTGTAGGTTCTACCCAAGCGAATTTGTTTGCATCCATTTCTGCGGGGATCATGGCACAATGGGGCGCACGAGAAGGTGGTAGACCCACAGCTGCGATTGGCCTCATCGAAGACATCATCAAAACAAAAACACCTGTAAAAGATTATTTCGAACGTTTCAAACGTGGAGGGCTCACCATCCGAACCAACGGATTTGGGCAAAAGGCATATGACGTGGTAAGTCCAAGAGCCCAAGTCGCGCGAGAAATCATCAAAGACTTCTATAAAAATCGAAAGCTCAGTGCCGTGGAAGACATCGCTCTCCAAATTGATGAAGTTGTTTGGAATGATTCTTACTTTATGGAAAATCTATTGTACCCGAATTTAGAGTACTATTCCGGACTTGTTTTCCATACGTTAGGAATTCCCAAAAATATGTTTTCGGTCATGCAAGTGATTGGAAGACTTCCTGGTTGGCTTGCCCATTGGAGAGAACAAAGGATGAAGGGAGATTTCTCAAAAGTTCGTCCAAAACAAATATATGTGGGCGAAAATCAAAGAAAATACATTCCAATCGCTAACCGTCTCTAG
- a CDS encoding STAS domain-containing protein, producing MMEEFKIRLGFENGGNLPVIHISGEITSEAEEEIVQSYESIPGDKRSRVILNFSETSYINSAGIATLISLITKSSENQGKIEFAGLNTHFRKVMDIVGLTDFVLIHDSLHSALAQV from the coding sequence ATGATGGAAGAGTTTAAGATTCGATTGGGATTTGAGAATGGGGGAAACCTCCCTGTGATCCATATTTCTGGCGAAATCACATCCGAAGCGGAAGAAGAAATAGTACAATCCTACGAATCAATTCCTGGGGACAAACGGTCACGTGTGATCCTCAACTTTTCAGAAACATCGTACATCAACTCAGCAGGCATTGCCACCCTGATCAGCCTCATCACAAAATCATCTGAGAACCAAGGCAAAATTGAATTTGCCGGACTCAACACTCACTTTCGCAAAGTGATGGATATTGTTGGACTGACTGATTTTGTTCTGATTCACGATTCTCTTCATTCTGCACTCGCCCAAGTGTAA